GCTTAACTCTTTGGGAAATTTTTTAGCCGTTCAAAGTTTTGAGCAAGGAAATCCCTTTATCGGTTTTAGAGCGTTTGGTTTAGAACTCACCTGTGACAATAAATTAGCACTGTCAGGTGTTAGTTACCAGGGATTTGTCAACTATCCGGGAATTCAGAAATTGGATTGGGATTTAAAAACACCTATTTGGACGGTAAATTACCCAAATCTTGTCTTTACTGATGAATTTCCTTTTCATGATGTTGTCAGGGACTATTCTGGAAACTTAATCTGTTATGGAAATCAAAATAGATGGGAGACTATTGATATTGTGATTTGGGCACTACAGAGCGAATGTTCCTCATCCGGAAAATGCCAGAATGCTATTCCGATTCAGTGTAGTCAGACTTTAAGCGGAACGACCATCGGTAAAACATCTGAATTTGGTAGAACAGACTATAGTTGTTTAGCAACAAATTCATTGTTCGATGGAGCTGACCAGGTCTATGTTTTGGATAAAAATTCAGGAAGCGGATCATTGCAAATCAGTCTGGTGGCCAATACCGACCTGGACATTTTTCTTTTCGATCGGTGCGATGCCACAGGATTGAATTGCATTGGCAAAAGTACCGAACCACGCAGACCATCCGGAGGCAATGCCGAACTCATCAGATTTGACAATTTACCAGATGGAAGATATTACATCGCAGTGGATGGATTCCGTCCCAGCGAAAATGGTCCATTTGAGTTGACAGTTACATGTGGTAACCTGAGTTGCGTCAATGCAAGAAGTTTAAACTGCAACACACCAGTCACCGAGACAAACTCCGATGGGGTCAACAATGTCAGCACTTATTGTGGACTGACAAATACCAAAGGTACACTCAACGGATTTGCAGGTCGCGGCAAGGAAAAAGTATACAGCTTTAATATTGATGCAACACAGATGGTAAGAATAGATTTGACTGGTATGTCTCAAGGTAGTGATTTCGATATCTACCTTTTATCAGAATGCAACCCGGACAAATGCGTATCATCCAGTTTTAATGCCGGTACGACGAATGAATTGATCAATGTGACCTTAAATCCAGGCTTGTATTATGTGGTAGTAGAATCTTATTATGATCGTGTGGGTAGCTATACCCTAAGGGTGAATTGCACGACCGGAGGGGGAAGTATCCCAAGACCTCGTATCGTAATGCCCACCAACCTATCGGTTGAATCGGGTGAAGATGTGAGTTTTCCGATAACTGCTTCGAATTTTACCAATATGGCCGCGATGGAGTTTTCACTCAAAGCAGATGATCCTAATATTTTAAATATTTTGGGTATTGAGGGAAAGGCGATTACTCCGGCTTTCAATTTAACCTCTGCATCAAACATTGGAATCAGCTGGTTTTCTCAAAATCAACCCACTGTGACTGTTCCGGATGGTCAGGTTTTGTTTAATGTATTATTAAAAATAAAGGCTGCATCCGGCAAAACAGATATATCCATTACCGATGTTCCAACCGTACCGTATGCTCTAGCCAGCAGAAACGGAAGTCTTCAAACAGTTCCGTTGGATATTGGTAAGGGTTCTGTGGTAATCAATGAAAATTTCATTCAATTATGTGGTGGAATAAGTAGAATAGACAATGTGCCGGTTTCGGATGTCAACTTAATTGTATCTGGATCCAAAGCAGTCAATGGTTACAATCAGAATAATGGAAATTATTGCTTTACGAGTCTGCCCAAAGGAGGAAATTTTACAATTACGCCCGTGAAAAATACACATCTTAGAAATGGAATCAATGGCAGAGATCTTTATTTGATTCAAAGACACATATTGGGTGAGAGGTTACCAGGACCTTACAGGATCATAGCAGCGGATTATGATGGTAACAATGCAATAAACGGCAGAGATCTTTACCTGACACAGCGTTTGATATTGGGAGATTCGCTGATTCCTCCGGTTTCTTCCTGGCGATTTATAAGAAAGAACCAAATATTTTCAGACATTTCAAATCCTTTCATGGATCAACTTCAAACAAATATTACACTCAACAATGTTGGTCAAGCTCAGGTGGGACTGGATTTCATAGCCATGAAGGTTGGCGATGTTGATTATTCTGCGACTTTGCAGGAATCTGTTCTGAAAGTTCGGGGAGCTGCTCCGCTTCAATTAAGTCTATCAAAACATACCGCGATGCAAAATTCAGAGGTGGAAGTTAAATTAATGGTAAAAGGTTTTGACAACATAACTTCATTGGACTATACCTTACAATGGGATACGACAGTTATTCGCTTTTTGAGATTTGAACCACCGGCAGTCAATTCCTTGGGTTTAAGTGCTGGAAACTTTGAATCCACAACAAGCCCTGGGAAAATTGTGTCAACATGGTTCGACAATGGGACCGGTAAGTCTGTTTCAGATGGATCAGTCATTGCAAAATTTATATTCAGGGTTGTAGGACAGGTTGGGAGGAACAGCCCAATTCAGTTTGTCAATAGCCCGGTACCTCTTCAGGCTTATACCCGATCAGGTTTGGTGCAATCGGATACAATCACCGGCCGTGTGACAGTATCAACCATTAATTCTGTTGGCGAAGAGACCGATCTGAATTTTAATGTTTATCCAAATCCAGTGAATGATCAACTTTTAATTGAGAACTTATCCAATACCGTCGGCGCTCAATTTTATTTGTATGATGCCTTTGGCAAAGAAGTTACTCATATTCAGTTATCCACAAATGGCAATTTGATAAATACTGAAGATTTGAAAAGTGGTATTTATTTTTATCGGATTATGATTAAAGATAAATATCTGGTCAATGCTGGTAAACTCATAAAAAATGAATAAAAGAGCTATTTAAGGTTTTACTACTAAAAGTTCTATGTACATTGTTTATCCTGTGCTTTATGAATATCTTTTCATAAAGTGCAGGATAAATATTTTAACAATTGAGTACGGCACCAATTTGCTGCTAAGCGTACGAACATAATCCCATTTAAATGCCCTTATATTCTAAAAATAAATCCCAAATTTCGATCCTTATTTCACATTGAGTTTGACAGCTCGTAAATCCTCCGATCCAAATACTTCTGGAATGGTCTTCTGCAAAATCAAAAACAAAAATGATGGGCAAGTCCTTTTGGATAGAATGCAACTATGTGTATTTCTTTTCTTGAAATTTTATCAATCCTCAGTACCCGACTTCCGCTAATTGTCGTCTGATGATTCGCTGATAGGATGGATGATGTCATTGCCTATATCTGACTTGGCATGATAAATAACCATTTCATTTTTTGAAACCAGTCCCATACTGGTTTTAAGGCAAATCCAGTTTTTGGAGCCGGACCAATTCTCCATAAAAAAACTGAGTCGTTTTCTCAAAGTGCTCTGAATAATCCGTAACCAAAAACTCATTTTGTTTGGGCGATACGTTCAAAGAGAGTAGTTTTTCCTTGGTCAGAATGGATTTTAATTTTTCTGCTACCACCAGAGCAGAATCAATGACTTTTATTTTGAATTGATAGAACGCTTCGATTTCCTTTTTGATCAAAGGATAGTGGGTGCAGGCGAGCACCAGTGCATCAATATTTTTCAAAACAGGATCGGAAAGATATTCTTCGAGTACGACATGGCTGATGTTGTTGTTGTAAAATCCTTCCTCAATCATTGGAGCCAGTAAGGGAGTGGACAAAGCACAAAATTTCAGTCCTGGTTTTCTTCTCGACAATTTTTCCTGATATACACCAGAACCAATGGTGGTCTTTGTGGCGATAATTCCTGGGTGTAGTATGTCATTTGAGGCCACCAGAAACTCCACCATGGGATCGATGACATTGATCACGGGAATTTTACCTTTTAAAGCATCTCTCAAATATTCATAAGCTGCGGCAGAAGCTGTATTGCATGCGATGACAAGAGCTTTGCAATTTCTCTGATCTACCAGATATTCCGCAAGGCGGATGGAATACTGCCGGATGAGCTGAATGGATTTATCTCCATAGGGCATGTGAGCTGTATCGCCTACATAGATGAAATGTTCTTGGGGAAGAATTTGGTGAATGGCCTGAGCTACGGTCAATCCACCGATTCCGGAATCAAAGATCCCAATGGGTCTGCTATCTCCTAGATTAGATTCCAAGTTTGGTTTTCACCAATTTTGTAACATCCATCGACTCTTCTGCGAAAAGTAAAATTCCCGAGCTGGAATCAAAAATATAGGTGAATTGATTTTCTTTGGCAACCTGTTTAATGATCTCATTTATTTTGTCCAGAATAGGTTGCAATACTTCCTGCCTTTTGGCCATTAGTTGTTTTTGCATTTCCTGCTCGTATTCTCCTAATTTTGCTTCTTCCAGTTTCAGCATCTTGGCTTCTTCTTCGAGCGCTTTGGGAGATATTTCTCCGCTCTGCTCACGTCTTTGGAGATCTCTGTATTTACCTTCCAATTCCTGTACCATTTGCTGACCCTTTTTCTCCAGTTGAGATTGAAATGCCTGCAGGTTGGCATCTGCTTGTTTCACTTCCGGTATTTCTGATAGCAAAGCCTGGCTATTGACATATCCAAATTTCTGAGTCTGCGCATCCAAACCGATCAAAGAGCAGATCAATGAGAAAGCTAAAGTTAATATGTTGATTTTCATACTATTGAAATTAAAAGGCTGCAAAGATATTTTAAATTTATAAAATAAAACCGGTTTATTTGGACAAACCTTTGAGCTTCTTGATGATGTCCTCTGTTTTGTCCAGCTCCTTGTTGTAGTAGATAATGCCGGCCGTGCCGCTGGTATCAAAAATGGCATCAAGGGACCTGGCCAGTGCATAATCCTGAATGGCTGCATATACCTTGTCCTGAATGGGTCTGACCAGGTCTTGTCTCTTTTTAAAAAGCTCGCCGTCCTCGCCAAATTTGTCTTTCTGAAGTTTTCTGGCGTCTTTTTCCCGATTCATTATCTCCTCTTCCTTGAGTTTTCTTTGCTCATCTGTCAGAAGGACCTGTTCTGCCTGGTATTTATTGTACAAAGCTTTAATTTTATCATACTCTACCGCAATTTCTTGTTTCCAGACTGCTGCCACCCGATCCAGTTCGTCTTGTGCTTTTTTATAATCATCCAGGTTTTCGAGCACCTGATTGACATCCACAAGGGCAAATTTTTGTGCCTGAGCGGTAAGTCCCAGAGCCAACATTAAAAGAGAGGAGAAGAGCAATTTAAATTTATTCATGGTTTTAATTTTGAGAATTATGGATTAGACAAGCGGTGATCAGATAAGTTTCTTAAACGAATGTTAAAACATCTTAGTACCGCTGTTTCACATTTTTGTATTGTTTGAATAAAAACGATCGAGGGAAATTAAAAAGAAGACTGTCCGAAGTCAATATCCACTATCGGGCTTTTTTATAGACTGGAACGGTTGAGCAGGGTTCTCCGTACATGATACTATTGGCAAAGGGGATGAGTTTGGAAGTGACCAACAGATAGGCGGAAGCAGGGACTTCCAGATCGCTGCAGCCCTTGATAACCACTTTTGCAGATTCGTATTGACTCCAATCTTCTTGGTTGATATTTTCACCAATGACTTGCCGGGTGACTTCTGCCGGGTTCCCAAATCTCAGAGCGATCTCTTTTTCTGCGGCGTGTTTGGCTATCAACATATAGGCCCATGTCGGCACGATGGCATCGTTTGAGCACCAAACAGCCAACATTTTGTTTTCGTATTGATTCCAATCCAATTCTTTCAAAGCCTGTCTGAAATCAGCTTCTTTTAATATCCACTCTTTAAACAGAAATGGTTTGAGGTCAAAAGACACGATGGGTTTTTGAGGAAGGTATGGTTCGAGCTTTATGGTGACCAGTTTGCTGTTGCTCACCCGGTTGACCAAGGTCGTTTCATTGCTCATCTTCGGATTTTTCATTATCCAACACCGGAGCGAGCTCGATGGTTTCCTCGATGGGCGGTGCTTCTCCGATTTCCTGATCAGGTGGAGCAAAATCTTTGAGTTTGGGAAGATCGGACAGACTTTTTAATCCAAAATATTCCATAAACCTTAAACTAGTGCCCAGAAGAATGGGTTTTCCGGGTCCTTCGCTTCTTCCTTTAATTTCGATTAGTTCTTTTTCGAGCAATTTTTGGATCGAATGATCGCTGTTGACACCGCGTATTTGCTCTACTTCAGATTTCGAAATGGGTTGTTTGTAAGCAATGATGGCCAGTGACTCCATGGCAGCCCGAGATAGCTTTTTCCGATTATTGATCTTAATGTAGTCGGCTATCAGAGGAAAGTAATCGGGTTTGGACAAGAATTGAAAACCATCGGCGATTTCTTTGAGCTCAATGCCAAATTCTGGTGATTCGTATCTCTGGCGGATAGCCTCCAGAGCCTCATCGATAAGCTCTATATGAATGCTCAGGCCCTGGTTGTTTTCAAGGCAATATTTAATGTCTTCTTTGAGAATGGCTTGTGGCGCCGCAAAGATGAGACTTTCTATAGCAGGTATGTATTGGCTTGATTCCATGGTGCAAAGTTAGAAAACAGTCAGAGAGTAGGAGTCAGAGGATGAAATAAAATAGAAAATGGATTCTTTATTTAAAAAGACAGGGCACCACCCCGAGCGGGGCAGCACCCTGCATAACCCCAAAAAACCAAGTGAAAACTAATATCTTTAATGCTTATGGAAAATTTCAATCAAGGAGTTACAATAACAAGAACACAAATATGGTGATTTTGATTTTAGCCGGGCAGAAAAAACCTTTGTTTTATGTTAAATTATTAACCTGCTTTATTTTTTGATCCCTCTTTTATCCTTAAAAAACTTCTTTAGCAGGAGACCTGCCTCCTCAGAGCATAAGCCAAATTCGACCTGAGTCTTGGGATGGAGCAGATCTTTACCATAACGCATAAATCCAAGTTTTTCGTCTTCTGCCCCATACACCAGACGACCGAGTTGAGACCAACGAAGAGCTCCTGCACACATCACACAGGGTTCGAGGGTGACAAATAGACTGCAATTTTTTAAATACTTGCTTCCCAAAAATTCAGAACCGGATGTGATGGCCAACATTTCAGCATGCGCGGTCACATCGTGCAATAACTCCGTTTGATTGTGAGATTTAGCCAATATTTTGTTTTGGTGCACAAGGACGGCTCCGATCGGTATTTCACCCGCCAATTGGGCTTTTCTGGCCTCAGCCAGTGCCATTTTCATAAAATATTCATCGTTGAAAACTGATAGCAAAATGATAAAAATTTAATGGATTAGAGGCGTAAAGATATATCTTTGCAGATGGAAACAAACTTCTTCGCAGCACAATTTCCGGGTCAGGAAGCTCTGACCTTTGATGATGTTTTACTGGTTCCTTCCTATTCCGAGGTATTGCCCAGAGAAACGGACATTAGCACCCGGTTGACCACTGATATCAGGATTCACGTACCCATCGTTTCAGCCGCTATGGACACCGTTACCGAAAGAGACCTGGCCATCGCAATGGCCCGGATGGGAGGAATTGGCATGATCCACAAGAACATGAGCATCGAACATCAGGCTTCTGAAGTCCGCAGCGTGAAACGCTCTGAAAGCGGTATGATCATCGATCCCGTAACCCTTAAAGCGGATGCAAAGGTAAAGGAAGCACTTGCCCTGATGGAGCAACACAGCATTGGCGGTATTCCGGTGATCGATGAATCCAGCAAACTGGTGGGCATTCTCACCAACCGCGATTTAAGGTTTGAGGCGCATCCCAACCGACCGATTTCTGAAATTATGACACGGGAAAATCTGATCACTGCACCGGTTGGAACCAATCTGACCAAAGCAAAATCCATTCTCCAGAAATACAAGATCGAAAAATTGCCCGTGGTCAAGAAAGATGGAACCCTCATGGGTTTGATTACCTACAAGGATATTATGAAGTTGGAGAATTTTCCAAATTCGTGCAAGGACAATTTAGGTCGTTTGGTGGTTGGAGCAGCAGTGGGCATTGCCTCCGATACGATAGAAAGGGTGGAGGCACTCGTAGCTGTAGATGTCGATGTGATTTGTGTGGATACAGCCCATGGACACAGCAAGGGAGTACTTGATATGATCAAGTCCCTCCGAAAAAAATTCAAACATCTGCAGATCGTCGGAGGCAACGTCGCCACTGGAGAAGGCGCTTTGGCTTTGGCTCAAGCAGGTGTCAATGGGGTCAAGGTGGGAGTCGGACCCGGTAGCATTTGTACCACCCGTGTGGTGGCGGGGGTCGGTGTTCCACAGCTGACCGCGATCGCATTGGCGGCACACGCATTGAAGAAAAAAGGAATCCCCATTATTGGCGATGGAGGAATTAGATATACCGGTGACATACCCAAGGCCCTCGCGGCAGGAGCAAGCACCATCATGGCGGGATCGCTTTTTGCAGGGACCGAGGAAGCACCGGGTGAAACCATCATTTTTGAAGGAAGAAAATTTAAAGTGTACCGTGGTATGGGTTCCATTGGCGCCATGCAGCAAGGATCCAAAGACCGTTATTTTCAGGATGTGGAAGACGACATCAAAAAACTGGTGCCGGAAGGCATCGAAGGAAGACTTCCATTCAAAGGAAAAGTCTCAGAAGTCATGGTTCAGTATATTGGTGGATTGAAGGCCAGCATGGGATATGTGGGAGCAGCCACCATTACTGATTTACAAAATGCAAAAATGGTACGCATCACCAATAGCGGTATCACTGAATCCCATCCCCACAATATCACCATCACCAAGGAGTCCCCGAATTATAGCAGGAGGTAAGGGTGTGATACAACGATGGAAAAATATAAATATAAATATAGGATTCCATCTGCCCGATTAACAAATTCGGATTACGGTTCTGCTGCATTGTATTTTATGACCATCTGTACCCATAATCGTCATTACTATTTCGGTGATATTTTGGATGGAAAAATGCAATTATCAGAAATCGGTAATATCGTTGAAATCGAATGATTGAAAACATTTGATATACGTCAGGATATGAATTTAACCAAAGGCCATTATATTGTGATGCCAAACCATTTTCATGCCATCGTAGTCATTGGTAAAATCCATATAATACGAAACATGATTCCGATCGTAGAGACACCATGCATGATGTCTATGCGATAAATACCAATTCCAACAATCCCCCAAAAACAGATTTGGTCCCCAATCAAAAAATTTGGCTTCGATGATTCGTGGATTTAAATCGGCTGTAACCATTACTACCCACTAAATCAATCCTCAATTTCAGTGGCAATCAGGTTTCCGCGAAAATATAATTCGCAATGAAGATTCATATCATCGCATTTCAAATTACATCATTTATAACACATCCAATTGGATAGAGAATAAATTTTGTGATGATAGATAGAATTAATTAGCATCCAGATTTGTATAAAACTATTTCGCAATATCTTTCGAATGAGAATCTTACATTTTGAGTACTACTGATCATATTGCTTAAAATGTAATAAATACCACAATACTTTGTCCTCTTTTCTTTCACCAATCATTAGATTGTATTATATTTGTATAGATATTCACTTCAAATGTGGATAAAGATCAATTATTTATTTACAAAAAATCGAATGTGATGAAAGAGAAACTATTTTGTGCAATACTTATTTTAATCGGGCAATTTGCGGTAGCCCAGGATTATTGGGAGTGGGTGGATTCACCTCCCATTGGTTTGGTCAATTCCTTCGTACTGGATAAGGATGGACGTATGTATCAAGCGGTTTGTGACAGGATATACTATTCTGATGACCATGGCTCAAGCTGGGAACCTACCCAATTTTATTTTGACAATTGTTTTCCTTCCACATTGGCCATCAACAAAGATGGATTTCTTTTTGCGAGTACCATTTCAGAGGGCATCTACCGATCTGCAGATCGAGGCCAAACCTGGAAGCATCTGACCAATGGCTTGCCGGCTTGCTGCATCCAATCGATTGCATTTAATTCTGCAGGTCATATTTTTGTGGGGTCAAGAACCATGGGAATTTATATCTCTAAAGACAAAGGAGAGAGTTGGACAGAATTTAATGCAGGATTACTTCATTTAGGTGTAAGTGTGATTAGAATTAACGATAAGGATCATATTTTTGCCGGTACGGATCAAGGTATAGTATATAGATTTACGCAGCAGGGTTCCAAATGGTTTAATATAAACAGAGGCTTGAAGGGCGACAAGATTAATGATTTGGCCATTAATTCCAAAGGTCATCTCTTTCTTGGAACCAATAAAGGTGAATTGTATCGGTCTACCAATAATGGTGACCAGTGGACCCAATGTCTGAACAATTCTGCTTTCAAAACATCTTCGATTCGGTCAATTGTCATCAACCGTTTTGATGATATTTATATTGGGAGCCCCCATGGTGTATTGCGCAGCACCGACAATGCCCAAAATTGGACTTGGTTTAATCAAGGGTTGACCAATACCTATGTGTGCAAATTGGGCATCAATGCAAGAGATCAGATTTTAGCAGGAATTGAAATCGGAGTATTCAGGACCAACTCGTTGGTGAGTTCAACCAAAGAATTGTCAACATTGTATCCAAAGAATTTTGTTGAACAAAATTCTCCCAACCCGTTCAGCTCAACTACCCAAATTCCTATTTATTTGATGCGTGGTGATCGAATGACGGTAGATATTTTAGATGAATTTGGAAGAACCATAGACAACTTAAGGAATGAACCAATGGTGCAGGGTAGACAAATGATTGAATGGAATGCAGAATCTCACCCTCCGGGAATTTACTATTGCAGAGTAAGAGCAGCTGACTTTATACAAACGATTAAATTGATTGTGGTGAAATAATTTATTTTAATGCTGAACTTTGGATGTTTTGGTTCAGAACATTTTTTGAGCGATATCAAGGATTTAATTCAAATGGGAGGAGACTTGTTTTTATGATTCACAAGAATCAGCTTGGATATTGGAAAAGTCTCGTGGATTAAATCAAATACGTCAAATAAATGATTATTGTCAGGGCAGTTTACTGGTTATTCTCACGAAGGTCTCGAATTTTAATATCAAAGTCAATGCCATGCAATAATGATTTTGTTGAAGGATTGCTTAGGTGGGGTTACAGTTGGAATAAAAGCACGAAGGACACTTTTTTCTATGCCCCCCTATAATGCAAACAAATCCTGCCTTGGCTTAAGATAAGCTTTCTTTTATGTGGTTATATTCACTTAAATTCATGATTCATTTGTTTCTTTGTCCTCGCAATGAATCAACTGTCTTCTGATCTTCGAGTTTGTCATACCATCAAGGCGGTTCATTCATTCAATTTTAAAATCAATTGATTCAACCACGATTATGAAAAATATTTTTCTTCTTATTGCTCTGATGGCCATCAGCGCTCAAACTCGTGCACAGCAAGAAGCTTTATGGCTTCGGTATCCTTCCATTTCTCCGGATGGAAAAACCATATTGTTTAGTTATCAGGGAGACCTTTACAGTGTTTCATCAGAAGGCGGTGTCGCTACTCCACTGACCGTACACGAGGCATACGATTTTATGCCGGTTTGGTCACATGATGGACGTCAGATCGCTTTTGCCAGCGACCGCTATGGGAATTTTGAT
This window of the Saprospiraceae bacterium genome carries:
- the scpB gene encoding SMC-Scp complex subunit ScpB, translated to MESSQYIPAIESLIFAAPQAILKEDIKYCLENNQGLSIHIELIDEALEAIRQRYESPEFGIELKEIADGFQFLSKPDYFPLIADYIKINNRKKLSRAAMESLAIIAYKQPISKSEVEQIRGVNSDHSIQKLLEKELIEIKGRSEGPGKPILLGTSLRFMEYFGLKSLSDLPKLKDFAPPDQEIGEAPPIEETIELAPVLDNEKSEDEQ
- a CDS encoding OmpH family outer membrane protein, with translation MKINILTLAFSLICSLIGLDAQTQKFGYVNSQALLSEIPEVKQADANLQAFQSQLEKKGQQMVQELEGKYRDLQRREQSGEISPKALEEEAKMLKLEEAKLGEYEQEMQKQLMAKRQEVLQPILDKINEIIKQVAKENQFTYIFDSSSGILLFAEESMDVTKLVKTKLGI
- a CDS encoding T9SS type A sorting domain-containing protein, which codes for MMKLKKLRLLIVLGFCVTIAFAQTGNPPNEKWYRHLRGDIHNVVNDVIPAQDGGYFVIGSTRSTKDDFNFCYSCSYKRNQAYVIKLDHQGKPLWKKILLPPNNQLNAYDSYVNHGIEVNDGIVLGGYLRNGLNLSNQFHLVKINKNTGDEIWARRVGDIWPIDFNGYNPIRFISTQEGFLVWAQSSINTRHTVLVRLSHEGTEIARRTMEDFRLEASCVVHLNNDETPSIGSTSGNVIKPTAEYPIQKTADNNYILLGYKINENVIDECNCYDSDLRLMKISPNLSTVWDRSYGGNSQDSWRDMVVHPNGEIVILGRSCTEGTIPYGPANVNSESWLLKLNSLGNFLAVQSFEQGNPFIGFRAFGLELTCDNKLALSGVSYQGFVNYPGIQKLDWDLKTPIWTVNYPNLVFTDEFPFHDVVRDYSGNLICYGNQNRWETIDIVIWALQSECSSSGKCQNAIPIQCSQTLSGTTIGKTSEFGRTDYSCLATNSLFDGADQVYVLDKNSGSGSLQISLVANTDLDIFLFDRCDATGLNCIGKSTEPRRPSGGNAELIRFDNLPDGRYYIAVDGFRPSENGPFELTVTCGNLSCVNARSLNCNTPVTETNSDGVNNVSTYCGLTNTKGTLNGFAGRGKEKVYSFNIDATQMVRIDLTGMSQGSDFDIYLLSECNPDKCVSSSFNAGTTNELINVTLNPGLYYVVVESYYDRVGSYTLRVNCTTGGGSIPRPRIVMPTNLSVESGEDVSFPITASNFTNMAAMEFSLKADDPNILNILGIEGKAITPAFNLTSASNIGISWFSQNQPTVTVPDGQVLFNVLLKIKAASGKTDISITDVPTVPYALASRNGSLQTVPLDIGKGSVVINENFIQLCGGISRIDNVPVSDVNLIVSGSKAVNGYNQNNGNYCFTSLPKGGNFTITPVKNTHLRNGINGRDLYLIQRHILGERLPGPYRIIAADYDGNNAINGRDLYLTQRLILGDSLIPPVSSWRFIRKNQIFSDISNPFMDQLQTNITLNNVGQAQVGLDFIAMKVGDVDYSATLQESVLKVRGAAPLQLSLSKHTAMQNSEVEVKLMVKGFDNITSLDYTLQWDTTVIRFLRFEPPAVNSLGLSAGNFESTTSPGKIVSTWFDNGTGKSVSDGSVIAKFIFRVVGQVGRNSPIQFVNSPVPLQAYTRSGLVQSDTITGRVTVSTINSVGEETDLNFNVYPNPVNDQLLIENLSNTVGAQFYLYDAFGKEVTHIQLSTNGNLINTEDLKSGIYFYRIMIKDKYLVNAGKLIKNE
- the murI gene encoding glutamate racemase, whose product is MESNLGDSRPIGIFDSGIGGLTVAQAIHQILPQEHFIYVGDTAHMPYGDKSIQLIRQYSIRLAEYLVDQRNCKALVIACNTASAAAYEYLRDALKGKIPVINVIDPMVEFLVASNDILHPGIIATKTTIGSGVYQEKLSRRKPGLKFCALSTPLLAPMIEEGFYNNNISHVVLEEYLSDPVLKNIDALVLACTHYPLIKKEIEAFYQFKIKVIDSALVVAEKLKSILTKEKLLSLNVSPKQNEFLVTDYSEHFEKTTQFFYGELVRLQKLDLP
- a CDS encoding DUF2480 family protein, yielding MSNETTLVNRVSNSKLVTIKLEPYLPQKPIVSFDLKPFLFKEWILKEADFRQALKELDWNQYENKMLAVWCSNDAIVPTWAYMLIAKHAAEKEIALRFGNPAEVTRQVIGENINQEDWSQYESAKVVIKGCSDLEVPASAYLLVTSKLIPFANSIMYGEPCSTVPVYKKAR
- the guaB gene encoding IMP dehydrogenase, producing the protein METNFFAAQFPGQEALTFDDVLLVPSYSEVLPRETDISTRLTTDIRIHVPIVSAAMDTVTERDLAIAMARMGGIGMIHKNMSIEHQASEVRSVKRSESGMIIDPVTLKADAKVKEALALMEQHSIGGIPVIDESSKLVGILTNRDLRFEAHPNRPISEIMTRENLITAPVGTNLTKAKSILQKYKIEKLPVVKKDGTLMGLITYKDIMKLENFPNSCKDNLGRLVVGAAVGIASDTIERVEALVAVDVDVICVDTAHGHSKGVLDMIKSLRKKFKHLQIVGGNVATGEGALALAQAGVNGVKVGVGPGSICTTRVVAGVGVPQLTAIALAAHALKKKGIPIIGDGGIRYTGDIPKALAAGASTIMAGSLFAGTEEAPGETIIFEGRKFKVYRGMGSIGAMQQGSKDRYFQDVEDDIKKLVPEGIEGRLPFKGKVSEVMVQYIGGLKASMGYVGAATITDLQNAKMVRITNSGITESHPHNITITKESPNYSRR
- a CDS encoding OmpH family outer membrane protein, with the translated sequence MNKFKLLFSSLLMLALGLTAQAQKFALVDVNQVLENLDDYKKAQDELDRVAAVWKQEIAVEYDKIKALYNKYQAEQVLLTDEQRKLKEEEIMNREKDARKLQKDKFGEDGELFKKRQDLVRPIQDKVYAAIQDYALARSLDAIFDTSGTAGIIYYNKELDKTEDIIKKLKGLSK
- a CDS encoding nucleoside deaminase; protein product: MLSVFNDEYFMKMALAEARKAQLAGEIPIGAVLVHQNKILAKSHNQTELLHDVTAHAEMLAITSGSEFLGSKYLKNCSLFVTLEPCVMCAGALRWSQLGRLVYGAEDEKLGFMRYGKDLLHPKTQVEFGLCSEEAGLLLKKFFKDKRGIKK